One Chryseobacterium wanjuense genomic region harbors:
- a CDS encoding dual specificity protein phosphatase family protein, producing MVKVILISLFVVAALVLAFVFYQKKMRYNLVTISENKVYNSGAVPPEKLASFVSDHKIKTVIDLRDGLVQTKLNPETKKQVNDEEFAADKIAGLHYFNLPTDQIPEDSTVQKFLKIMDDPKNYPVLIHCHHGVGRSRLFSSIYRIEYEHFTNEKARANAREFWEFGTNFSKDSQKGIYLTNYKKRGQK from the coding sequence ATGGTAAAAGTAATATTAATTTCATTGTTTGTCGTTGCAGCCTTAGTTCTGGCATTTGTTTTTTATCAGAAAAAAATGCGTTATAATCTGGTGACGATCTCAGAAAATAAAGTGTACAATTCAGGTGCTGTTCCGCCGGAAAAGCTGGCCAGTTTTGTCAGCGATCACAAAATAAAAACCGTTATTGATCTGCGTGACGGACTGGTACAAACCAAACTGAATCCGGAGACCAAAAAGCAAGTGAATGACGAAGAATTTGCTGCAGACAAAATTGCCGGACTTCATTATTTTAATTTACCCACCGATCAGATCCCTGAAGACAGCACGGTACAGAAGTTTTTGAAAATTATGGATGATCCCAAAAACTATCCTGTCCTTATCCATTGTCACCACGGTGTCGGCCGTTCGCGCCTGTTCAGTTCTATTTACAGGATTGAATATGAGCATTTCACCAATGAAAAAGCCAGAGCCAATGCCCGTGAGTTTTGGGAATTTGGAACCAATTTTTCAAAAGATTCACAAAAAGGAATTTACCTTACGAATTATAAGAAAAGAGGACAGAAATAA